CATATAAAATATTGTCTGACTACATGTTAGGAAATACATCTCACAAGAGTTACCACAAAATATTCCCACATTAAACTCCACAGCAAGCTCTAAGTCACATGGGAGCAAGAGGCATCCTTTCTGCTCTGACATCACTGCAGTCCAACTCCAGGTCTCTAGAAACAAGACAGGAAAACACAATTTCAGATCAGCTGCCTTCTCACAGCGAGGAACCCAAAAGAACTGCACATTTTATAAGGCCCAAGGAGGCAATGACTGCATTATGAGCTTGAGAATCACCTCTTGAAACTATTTCAAAGACTTCTTCCATGGTTCTTACCAGTATTGACTTTCTGGAAAATTTGCACACAGACACCACAATGGCTCCAAGCCATTACACTTCACAAACAGCTGTTAAtccttaaaaatcaaaattaaaattgaaaccTATGGAAACCCATCTCGTAAATATTGTTCCAAACCCTCTTAATACCAACCACACTAATGAGCAGTTAAAGCAAAAGCCCTTTAAGTGGGTGTTTGAACATCTTACCCAAGACTTTATACGTGCTGCCCATGAACTGCACTGCTGTCACCTTCTCCACTTTGCATCTGCATCTGCATCTGCGCCTGCATCCTCGCAATCATCTCCTGCATGCGGCgcagctggaaaagcagcacagaacatTTTGGGGCCTCATCTCCCCTCAGAATGTGTTTCTTCGTTGTCACTAATATATAAAAGAGGGATCACATTCATGCATTTTCTGCACCTTGGGTTATGGTACCTTCTCCTATTGCTCTTCATTTACTGACTGAAATAAATAGATTTATTATTGCACTGTGGGATGAGACTTTTAATCCTCCCTAAATGGAAGTCTCTGAAGTTAAATGCATAAAAATGATGGTGCTGAAGTGCTGAGTGAACACAGTTGCTGAAGTTTATTACCAGATGAAAAGCAGTTTGTTTGCATCCATCCAAACTATGCCACTATCtgtcatattaaaaaaaaatgtcaggATTACTTCCCAAATCCCTTGCTAGTGATGACAAGGTGGAAGCAAGTACTACAGGCAAACCCTCCAAGGACACAGGAGCATTATTAAACTTGGTTGAAGCTTAGTTTTAGAGCATTACAACATTTAGAAACAAGACAGGAAAGACCTTTCCCACCTGCTGCCAGAAGCTGCATGTGTTGCTCTCTTTATATCACTTTAGACATTAGTTACTAGAAATGACAGGCTTTGTCTTTGAGCTGTCATGAGAATATGTTACTGTCATGTGAAATCCAGGAAATAAACCCTTTCACCACTACAATTTTTGTCACAAAGGTACAAAACTTTGCAAAACTAAAAGAAGCCATGAGGCATCTATTTTGTAGGATTAATGCTTTCAATGCTTTCTCCTACTTGTGGCTTGATGTTGCCAAATTGCTCCAGAAACAGCATTAATATGGTGAGAAAAAGAGATTAGCATGTAAAGGAGGAATGAAGAGCCTCTATCAGAAATAGAACTGGTATCCATATGTAATAAAACCTTGCCAGACATTGTCAGTATTAATAGTTTTGTCTCTATTTATATGTGGCCAGGCCATGCTGCTGGTTTTCATGATGGTGGATTCTGACAATGGTTATACTCCATTTGGTCCAGGAGCTTGCATTTACAATTAtagcagaaaacacattttaagtCCCTTGGGAACACAAGGTAATTACATAATTCAGCTACTAAGATTAATTCAACCATGTTGCACACACAATACTTGAATCCCTTTACTGTGCTCAGCTCTGACAGATGGCAAGTCATCCTCACTGGAAACAATTTTGGGTGCTTTGCCTTTGTGCACTTATACTGTAAACTCAAACTAAACACTTAAGCTTTACAATGAAGTTAAACCTTTAGAACTTTATACCATCCTGGTTTTCATATTCCTTGAACCAACAACCCTTTTCACTTTTATTCTGGTTATCTTTTGAGACCTTTGTTACCTCAAAGATCACTGATAGAAGGCTGCCCATCAGGCCGAGGTATTCATCTAACTCAGCCCTCTCTCCAGTACTGGCTCTTGGGAAGTGCAGGGAAGAACCTGACAGCCAGATGCTCACTCCCAGTACTTACCCACACATGCCCTCAAACCTGAGAATCTGTCCCTTTGGAACTTGCTAAAGCAAAAAATTCTACCTTTGCATTTAGTGATCCTAATTCATGGAAAAGCAAACTCTCCAGTCTCTCAGTGTTTTTGAGCTTATCTgctaaaaaaaatcttgctgtgCACAAATTCCATGCTAATGAGTTCCACAATTTACAGACTATCTTAGAAGCATCTTTTTTTGCCTGAAATCAGCCACCTATAAATCCCATGGACCAAGATCTCTTGCTTTTACAGTAAATTCCCACTCATCCTGCCAGCTATGATCATGCAAGCCTGTCATCTGCTTCAAAAGAAGGGCATTAACCTCATCTCCCCTTGGACAGGACCTGCTCCAGGTCTCCATTTCAGCCTTTCTGCCCACTTTTTGCTAATCACTGAACTTTTTATGGTCTTGAGTATACCCTTTTTGAGTCAGGGGAACAACAAAAACAGCATTAGAGTTACACGTTATGAATTTGTCATAGTGGCAGAATGAGAATctctctttcattctttttcctgACCATTCCTACCATCATTCCCTcctttgctgcagagctgaactGACTTTTTCCCAATCTGCACTTGTGAACTGTAGAACCTTTACATGTTTTGTGTGAATGGTTCCCTCTGCCCACACAGAGTGTGTTACATCTATGGCTGAGCACTGCAATGGAATCACATTTCACCAGATTCCACTTGTTCCAACAAATGTCTATCCTAAGACTCCTCTACACCTCTTTGCATTCTGTTTTCTTAGTGCACTTTATATAACTTTATCTTGCTAAATATATACACCTGTCTTTTCCTTTACAAATCTCCAAGATTATATAAATCATTTGACCTAAAGTAGTGATATAAGAACAGAAATTTCCCCATTAAAAGAATACAAAGTCCTGTCATCTTACTTCTGCTTCCTTCTCAAGCAGAATCTGGTCTTTATTCACTTCTTCATCTTCTATTTTCCTGAAATAAGATGaatatttttagaaacagaaaatcattaaggttggaaaagccctctaagatcatcacATCCACccactaacccagcactgtgttcaccactaacccatgtccccaaatgccacatccacaagCCTTTTGAACTcttccaaggatggtgactccaccactgccctgagcagcctgtgccaatgcctgaccacccctTCAGTGAGGAAAATTGTCCTAATATCAAATTTAAACCTCCCCAGGCACAACTCGAGGCTGTTTCCTgttgttctgtcacttgttcCCTGGAAGAAGAGTCTGACCTGGCTTTATTCCAGATTACCAATCGTTTTGCTAATAGCTTTCTCCAACTCCATGTCACAACAGGAAAGATCTACTAAAGGATCTTATCAAGCAAGTGCCATCAAAAATGCAAAGTGAACAAAGTGGTGTTTGTTCAAAGGTTAATGGAGAAATAGAGTGTCAAAAAAATCCTCTGTCCCCCAAACCCTCTGAGAATATTAATGAGTGCAATCAACAAGCACCAATTGCCAAGCACTCCTGGTGGGGAAGGTGCAAGCTTGAAATAAATTCACACACAAACTACCCTCACTTACAGTAAACCTAACTGCATTCTAACACCCACTTCGGAAATATGGAAACAAAGATATATGGGCCACTTCACTGGACAAGTTACAAAAACCTGTTTCAGTTTCACATAGCCTGACTTAACAGCAACTTACTGGGACAAATTATTGGCAGAGGCAACTTAAAATCCTctaaaaattgtaaaaattgttttaacTCTGGATGACCTTAGGTTGCTACATTTCTAAGGCCTTTGTACACATCTCTTGGATAACAGGCACCAGAACTTGGGAAATTTGAGGGGTTTTTAATCTTGAACTTCAGAAGTAAGGATTTAAAAGTCCAGAGAGAAGAGCATTGCATCTTGCCTGAGGGGAACACTGGACTTGTAGGCCAATGGTATAGGCAGAGACAAACTCCTTTTGCTGAAAACTAATCAGGCACGTGACAAAACCTCTGTCAACAGCAGGATAGTGAAAGTTTTGCAAAATGCACCAAAGCCCTCGAAAGGTGCAGTTTGGAACCCTCTAGTGGCTGCAACAAGAGGTGCAGCTGAAACATCTAAACCAGGAAACAGTTTTCCACAAGAACTCATGGACTCAAGTACTGCAGCTAAAAATGGGGTGTTCTGCCCTTCCCTCTTACTAGGAAAGCTGTGCCCTACCCACCCCACCTCAAAATAGGGCTGACAACCCTGTGACTGCtatgtaaagaaaattatttatgcaTGTCTTGTTTAataaagcactgcagaaagactcaagcatcttttttttaaagacacagCCCAAATATTCCAATTGttaattctgaaagaaaccaaaccctaatatattttaatatatcaGCCCTGACCTAACTTCAAGACTTTTTAAGACCATGTTTATCACAGACATCTAAACTACTCACGTACCTCAAACATTCCACACCAACTGTGTTCAAGCCTCAGACCTAAGCACAGACCTAACTATTTCCTTTTGAACACCACAATCGTCTCTTCAGATTTCCCAAACACTTTTTCTTACACTCACTGCAAGGTGGTTGGTTGAATTTGGTGCTGGCTGGAGCTACAGAGCTGCCCTTGATCTAACAAACCCTAGCAATGAAATGATAGGTGAGACCCAGACAGAGAGACCAAAACTAGAttcagaagaggaagaaacagcaTGTAAACCACGAGACAACCACCTGCCGCCTCGTTTGAGCCTCTCAGAGCGGAAGTTCTCATAGTGAAGGTCCTGGGTCACCTCCTGGAGGTCTTGCATATGGGTGCTGGAggaagaaaagtaattaaaagatGAAACATGTCTGTGCCACATCAGCTTGTTTAACCAACTCTTCATTCGGCACTGCCTTGGCTCAAGGTGCTCAGCACACACGTTCTCTTCTTTAAAAGCTAATTTCAGGTAAATTGGTGCAGTAAAGGACACAAAGAGACGCCCTCAGTCCTGAGGCTACCCTGACTGAAGCTCTTCTCCTGGGTGAGTGCTGTAATGAAGGTGGGCAGGGGACACAGAGTAGCTAAACCTGGGAAAAACACAACCAGCAGACTTTTGAAGGCTGCTCCTTTGCTGCTACCTACAGATACACTGAAATAAGCACAAGGCCTCAAACAACCTGTTCCATCTTCCTGGGGGTTTGAATAGCACTATAACACTGCCATTGACAAAAGAATTAAACATAAgattattttcacagaatcactgagtaATTCAAACTGGAGAGAACCTTTCAGGTCTATCTGGTTCAATCCTTGACTAGGGCCAGCAAGGTCAAGGCTGCTCATGGCCTTCCCCAAATTCTGAATGTCTCCAAGGATTCCACAACTGCCTCAAACTCCCAGTATAGTGCTTGAGTATCCTGGTGATTGCTTTACAAGCTATCATTTAATTGGCATTTTCTAGCTTACATTAACATGGTTCTTAGCTTCAGGAAGTCATTATGCTCCGGGTTCTCCACTTCAACCACACCCCAGGGGTAGAGCCGACCTCTGACTTTTTTGCCTTTGGCTTCAATGAGTTGATTGGATCCCACGACACAAAATGGAATGCTGGCCTGAAAGCCAAGAGTGCAAAAGTTACCAATAATGAACCAGCACAAACAACTCTAAGAACAACTCTTGTTCTGTTCAGCACTGCATACTATGGTAATAAGgtggtaatttttttaatttgaaggtgtaaaaaaaataaatgtaattgtTGCCACCATCTTCCAGCCAGGAGagcctgggcacagagacacagtGACTCACTGCAGGTTCATGTCAGGTCTTGTCCTTCAAGGACATCTGAGCAGTCTGAAGAAATATAATATATTACCCACATATATAACCTATGAAGCCAGTCAAACCTTCAGGAGCCTGGTCTGCTCTTTAAAATCTTCATCCTCATCTGATTCAGCATCAGGCAGGTGATAAATCTTGATGCCATGCTCTTCTATTTCATCCAGAATCTGAGATTTGTAATGTTAGAAATAAACATAATATATATGTAGAGTCAGTACTTTCAAATCTTAACATAAAGCTATTTAATACACAGTCTCTTAAAAAATCTGGGTATGTCTATCTGACCCAAATtgagaaagatttatttttaaacactctATTTCTTCAGGATATCCAACAACTAGTTCCCACAGACTTTCAGACAAACAATAGGGTTCACTGTTCTTTGTGgaaacagtgtttttaaaaccattgctttttttttaatcataaaagCATTGACTTAGAAATCATAATTGCTTAGAACAGCCTAAACCTCCTTGCTCTTACCTCTGAATTGCTACTTGGGTGGTAAAGGTGAGAGTGTTTAAAAATCTAACTGAGCTACTGACAcaacaaatacttttttcagttttcatgacTTTCAAGAATGGCATCTGCAGCCAGAGTCCATTTGCCATAAACCCAAATTCTgctctttaaaaaagaataaagctATCTTTATTTCTGCAGAATGCTAGCACAATAAATATATCTACTAAAGCTCATGTCTCATTTTTATTCCCAATTAGGTAAGATAGCTATaaggaatttcagaaaaaaaccatagATAAAGTTTTAAATACAAGAGCTAAGACTGGATTGAGCATGTTAATGTCAATCCTTTTGGCAAGTTAATGTCAATCCTTCTTTCTAAACTTCATAGCTGTAATTAACTCATGATGGTTCGTTGACTCCTTCAGCCTTTGCTCTCCCTCCAGCAAATATGGCACCAAGTCCTGCAAGACTGAATGTGTTAACAGGTCTTGCCTCTGGAAAGAAAGAACTGGAATGTTTTAGAAGAGTGACATGGGGGcagaaaaacaaccccaaaatcAGAACCATCACTGAAAATCCCATTTTTCAACCACTAGAATTCTGactgggttaaaaaaaatatacacacacacacatatatatattctaGATGCAGTCTCTGCTTTGGGACTGATTAAACAGGTAAGAGACCAATTACCATCAACAAAAGTATCTAAGTATTATTCCAAAGATTCAAAATGCATTCATAATGTAATTGCAAATGTAGTCAATCTGCCATTTTATAAACAACATTTTAAGGGTAATTTCTCagttaaatatataatataatgaGTTACAAGATATCAAACTACAATTAAATGATGTTACACTGTGCAGGAGATTAAATTTTCCTCAGCTAGGACTGTGTAAGGTTCATGAGAATGCCCCAGTCTTCAGCCACCATACTGCTATAATCAAAGGACAACACATTTCTGCAAGCTGGGAAAACACTCACCCTTTTcttcagtctctctctctctttcagaGAAAGTGTATCAGCTTTTGCAATCACTGGCAC
This is a stretch of genomic DNA from Pithys albifrons albifrons isolate INPA30051 chromosome 11, PitAlb_v1, whole genome shotgun sequence. It encodes these proteins:
- the SEPTIN2 gene encoding septin-2, encoding MSKQQPAQFTNPETPGYVGFANLPNQVHRKSVKKGFEFTLMVVGESGLGKSTLINSLFLTDLYPERIIPGAADKIERTVQIEASTVEIEERGVKLRLTVVDTPGYGDAINCRDCFKTIIAYIDEQFERYLHDESGLNRRHIIDNRVHCCFYFISPFGHGLKPLDVEFMKAIHNKVNIVPVIAKADTLSLKERERLKKRILDEIEEHGIKIYHLPDAESDEDEDFKEQTRLLKASIPFCVVGSNQLIEAKGKKVRGRLYPWGVVEVENPEHNDFLKLRTMLITHMQDLQEVTQDLHYENFRSERLKRGGRKIEDEEVNKDQILLEKEAELRRMQEMIARMQAQMQMQMQSGEGDSSAVHGQHV